GCGGGATTCGAAGTAGTGGCGGCCACGCGCAGCGGCAACCTGCCTGATGGTGGTGCATGCGTGCGGGCCGATTTAGATCGTCCTGGCAACTTGCATGCATTGCTCGATGCAGAGCGCCCGGCTGCCGTGGTCAACGCGGCCGCCTACACCGCGGTGGATCGGGCCGAGCACGAGCGCGATGCTGCCATGCGCGTTAACGCCGAGGCGCCTGCGGCCATCGCCAACTGGTGCGCCGCGCACGGCGTGCCGCTGGTGCACTACTCCACCGACTACGTCTTCGATGGCCAGGGCACCCATCCGTATCCCGAGGACGCGCCGACCGCGCCGCTGGGCGTGTATGGCGCCACCAAGCTCGCCGGCGAAGAGGCGATCCGCGCCTCGGGTGCGCAGCACCTGATCTTCCGCACCGCCTGGGTGTACGCCGCGCATGGAAACAATTTCCTGCGCACCATGCTGCGTGTCGGCGCCGAGCGCGATGAGCTACGCGTGGTCGCCGACCAGGTCGGTACGCCGACGCCGGCGGCGCTGATCGCCGACGTCACCGCGCAGGTGCTCGGGCAGCGCGATGCCGCGCAATCGGGCACCTGGCACCTGACCGCCGCCGGCGAGACCACCTGGCACGGTTTCGCCGAAGCGATCTTTGAGGACGCGCTCGCGGCGGGCTTGCTGACGCGTGCGCCGCGCGTGCTGCCGATCGCCACGGCCGAGTATCCGACCCCGGCCAAGCGCCCGGCGTATTCGCGGCTGGATGTGTCCAGGCTGCAGCGCGATTTTTCGCTTGCGCTGCCGCAATGGCGCGATGGCCTGCGCCAGGTGATCGGCGAACTGGCCGCACAACCGAAACCCGCACAAGGCGCCGCGCGCGCGTGAAGCGGATAAAAAAAGAGCCGGGGATTACCCGGCTCTTTTTTTGCCGCTGCGGCAGGACTCAGGTGCGCCCGTAGGTATCCTCGAAGCGCACGATGTCGTCCTCGCCCAGATAACTGCCGGACTGCACTTCGATCAGCTCCAGCGGCAGCTTGCCCGGGTTCTTCAGGCGATGGGTCACGCCCAGCGGGATGTAGGTGCTCTGGTTTTCGGTGAGCAGCAGCACGTCCTCGCCGCGGGTGACCTCGGCGGTGCCGCTGACCACGATCCAGTGTTCGGCGCGGTGGTGGTGCATCTGCAGGCTCAGCGTGGCGCCGGGCTTGACCGTGATCCGCTTGACCTGGAAACGCTGGCCGTTGTCGATCGAATCGTAGGCGCCCCACGGGCGGTACACCTTGCGGTGCCAGGTGGCCTCGGAGCGGCCGCTGGCCTTGATCCTGGCCACGATCTCCTTGACCTCCTGGATGCGCTCGCGATGGCCCACCAGGACCGCGTCGTCGGTCTCGACCACCACCACGTCCTGCAACCCGACCATCGCGATCAGCCGCGACCCGTAGGCATAGGTGTTGCGGCAATCGATCTCGATCACGTCGCCGTGGTGCGCATTGCCCTGCGCATCCTGCGGCGACACGTCCAGCAACGCCGACCAGGAGCCCACATCGTTCCAGTTGGCGTCCAGCGGCACCACGACCGCATCGGCGGTCTTTTCCATCACGGCATAGTCGATCGAGTCGGATGGGCTGGCGGCAAAGGCGTCCTTGTCCAGACGGGTGAAATCGGCATCGCGCGTGGCCGCGTTCCAGGCCTTGGTGCAGGCATCGGCGATCGCCGGCTGGAAGCGGCGCAGTTCCTCCAGGTAGCGCGAGGCGCGGAACAGGAACATGCCGCTGTTCCAGTAATACTCGCCCGAGGCCAGGTAGCCCTGCGCGGTCGCCAGGTCGGGTTTCTCGACGAAGCGCTCGACCGCGCTGACCCCGTTGCCGGCGCCGGCCTTGATGTAGCCGTAGCCGGTTTCCGGCGCGGTCGGCTTGATCCCGAAGGTGACCAGCTTGCCTTGCTCAGCGGCCGTCGCGGCGATGCGTACCGCCGCATGGAAGGCCGCTTCGTCGCGGATCACGTGGTCGGAGGGCAGGACAAGCAGCAGCGGATCGGCGCCGTCGCGGGTCGCCTCCAGCGCCGCCACGGCGATGGCCGGCGCGGTGTTGCGACCCTTGGGCTCGAGCAGGATCGACTGCGGCTGCACGCCGATCTGCTGCAGTTGTTCGGCGGCGACGAAGCGGTGCTCTTCGTTGGCGACCACGATCGGCGCGTGCCCGGCGACCGGTGCCGCACGCAGCCAGGTGGCCTGCAGCATGCTGTGTTCGCCGACCAGCGGCAGGAACTGCTTCGGATAGGACTCGCGGGACAGCGGCCACAACCGCGTGCCGGAACCGCCGGACAGGATGATGGGCAGGACGTCGCTCATGGGCGGGGGAACTCCATAGATGCGGTGAAAGGGACGATAAAGGGCATAAGTCCGATCATGCCTTCAGCAGGTCGGAAATTTCGTTGGTGCGCTGTTCCAGCAACGCCGCATCACCACGCGTTTCCACGTTCAGGCGCAGCAGCGGTTCGGTATTGGAGCTGCGCAGGTTGAAGCGCCACTGCGCGAATTCGGCGCTGACGCCGTCGGTGTAGTCCAGCGTCGGCGACTGCGCGGCGTAGTGCTCCATCACGCGGGCCACCGCGGCCTTGGCATCGGCGACCTTGAAGTTGATCTCGCCGCTGCATGGGAATTTCTGCATGCGGGCCTCGACCAGGTCGGCCAGCGAGCGGCCCGACTGCGACACCAGTTCGGCGATCAGCAGCCACGGGATCATGCCCGAGTCGGCGTAGGCGAACTCGCGGAAATAGTGGTGCGCGCTCATCTCGCCGCCGTACACGGCGTTTTCGCTGCGCATCTTCTCCTTGATGAAGGCATGCCCGCTCTTGCACAGCACCGGCACGCCGCCGGAATCCTCGACCATCTCGATGGTGTTCCAGGTCAGGCGCGGGTCGTGCACCACCTTCCCGCCCGGCTGCTTGGCCAGGATCGCCTGCGCCAGCAGGC
This sequence is a window from Xanthomonas sp. CFBP 8443. Protein-coding genes within it:
- the rfbD gene encoding dTDP-4-dehydrorhamnose reductase, with product MKVLVFGGNGQVGHELLRALAGFEVVAATRSGNLPDGGACVRADLDRPGNLHALLDAERPAAVVNAAAYTAVDRAEHERDAAMRVNAEAPAAIANWCAAHGVPLVHYSTDYVFDGQGTHPYPEDAPTAPLGVYGATKLAGEEAIRASGAQHLIFRTAWVYAAHGNNFLRTMLRVGAERDELRVVADQVGTPTPAALIADVTAQVLGQRDAAQSGTWHLTAAGETTWHGFAEAIFEDALAAGLLTRAPRVLPIATAEYPTPAKRPAYSRLDVSRLQRDFSLALPQWRDGLRQVIGELAAQPKPAQGAARA
- a CDS encoding mannose-1-phosphate guanylyltransferase/mannose-6-phosphate isomerase, coding for MSDVLPIILSGGSGTRLWPLSRESYPKQFLPLVGEHSMLQATWLRAAPVAGHAPIVVANEEHRFVAAEQLQQIGVQPQSILLEPKGRNTAPAIAVAALEATRDGADPLLLVLPSDHVIRDEAAFHAAVRIAATAAEQGKLVTFGIKPTAPETGYGYIKAGAGNGVSAVERFVEKPDLATAQGYLASGEYYWNSGMFLFRASRYLEELRRFQPAIADACTKAWNAATRDADFTRLDKDAFAASPSDSIDYAVMEKTADAVVVPLDANWNDVGSWSALLDVSPQDAQGNAHHGDVIEIDCRNTYAYGSRLIAMVGLQDVVVVETDDAVLVGHRERIQEVKEIVARIKASGRSEATWHRKVYRPWGAYDSIDNGQRFQVKRITVKPGATLSLQMHHHRAEHWIVVSGTAEVTRGEDVLLLTENQSTYIPLGVTHRLKNPGKLPLELIEVQSGSYLGEDDIVRFEDTYGRT